CACCCAGCGCGGACGACGATGACCGGGGAGCGTCGCAATGCCTTCATCCATCTTCTGGCGCGCTTCGCTGCCGCGCTCCGGCGCTGCCACCGCAAGCACTGCGAGCGCCGTCAGGCCGTCGGCGGAGCTTACCCCGACGGAGGCGATCTGATGAAGCGTTTCGCCACAGACCGACGCGAGCGACTGCTCCACCCACAAGGTGCTGACCCACTGGCCGGCGATCTTCAGCATGTCGTCGTTGCGTCCGGTGTATTCGAAGCGCCCGTCGGCGTGGCGCAGGAACATGTCGCCGGGAGAAAACCAGCCGTCGCGGAACCCGTCCGCCTGCGCCTCGGGCCGCTTCCAGTAGCCGAGCGCGACTGCGGAATGGCGGATCCACACGCGCTGCGGCACGTCCGGATCGACGTCGTCGGCATGACGGACTTCGGTCAGCGGGGTCGGCCGCATCAGGCCGGAATCGTCGTCGCTGAAAAGCATCAGGCACAGCGTCTCCGACGTCCCGTAGCCGCTGATCAGCGTGTGGCCCGTCGCTTCGCGCCAGTCCTGCCGCACGCCCAGCGGCAGCGCCTCGCCGGCCGAGACGTAGTGGCGGATGCCGTATTGCGCGATCCGCCGGGCGACGCCGGTCTGCAGCATCTTGCGGTACAGCGTTGGGACGCTGAACAGCAGCGTCGGGCGATATTTTTCGACCATGTACTCGACGCGCTCCGCAGTTGGCCATTCGCGGTCGAGGATCACCGTCGCGCCGACGCGCAGACCCGCGAACAGGCTGTTGCCGAGCGCATAAGCGAAGAACAGCTTGGAACTGGCGTAGAGCCGGTCGGCCGCGGTCAACCCGAGGATGCCGCAGGCGAACGAATGCGCGTCGACCACGGTGCGCTGCGCATGGACGACGCCTTTCGGCACCCCGGTCGTCCCCGACGTGCCGATCCACAGCGCCGGATCCTCGGCGACGCGTTCGACCGGAGCGATCGGTTCGGCCGCGGCCAGGTGCGTCGTCCAGTTACAGGTGCCGGGCCCGCTCGCGACGATCTCCGCAGCAGTCCGCGCCTGCGCGACAAGCGCGCTGGCCTGCTCGTTCTCGCACCACACGAAGCGCGGCTCGCATTCGTTGAGGATCGGCGCGAACTCGTTCATCGACAGGCGCGGATTGACGCCGATCGCGACTCCGCCCGCCCAGATCGCGCCGAGGTAGGCAACGACCCAGTCGATGCTGTCCGGCGCGAACACGATGACGCGGTTGCCGGGTTGCAGGCCGAGCGCCTGCCACGCGCCGGCCGCGCGGCTCACGCGGTCGCGAAGCACCGCGTAACTCACTTTTTCGTCGTCGCATTCGATCGCGATCGCCGTGTCGGCGCCCATCGACAGCAAACTTTCCGCAGCATTCATTGCGATTTCTCCTATTGACCCGGCCACCAAGTGCCGTTCGGGCTGAGCCCTTCGGCTTCGCCCAAGCCAGGCCTGTCGAAGCCTTGGCGACGCCCTTCGACAAGCTCAGGGCGAACGGTTGTATTTAAGTGCCGCTTTGATAATCCCCGGAAGTCCCGGGCTTCATCCGATTAACCGGACCAGGAACAGCGTCAGGACCGGGAAGAAAACCAGCAGGACGACGCGCAGCGCGTCCGACATCAGGAACGGCACGATGCCGCGGAAAGTCGCCGACATGGGGACATTCTTCGCCATGCTGTTGATGATGTAGACGTTCATGCCGACCGGCGGCGTGATGAGGCCGACTTCGACGACCATCAGCGCGAGGATGCCGAACCAGATCGCCTTCTCGGTCTGGTCCAGGCCCCAGAAATCGAGGCCCATGATCACCGGGAAGAAAATCGGGATCGTCAGCAGGATCATCGACAGGCTGTCCATGACGCAGCCGAGGAACACGTAGATGACGATGATCGCGAACAGCACCAGCAGCGGCGGCAGGCCCGAGCCCGAGACCCAGTTCGCCAGTTCGGCGGGCATCTGCGTCAGCGCGAGAAACACGTTGAGCACGTCGGCCCCCAGCAGGATCAGGAAGATCATCGCGGTGGCCTCGGCGGTCGAGTACAGCGACTCCATCAGTCCCTCCAGGCGCATGCCTTTCGCGACCGCGAGCACCCCGGCCCCGATCGTGCCGACCGAAGCGGCCTCGGTCGGCGTGAAAATGCCGCCGTAGATGCCGCCGATGACAACGACGAAGATCGCCAGCACCGGCCATACGTCGATCAGCGCACGAATGCGCAGCGCCACGCTCTTGCGTTCCCCCGCCGGGCCCGCATCCGGGTTGAGCCGGCAGTGCAGCGCGATGACGGCGATGTAGCCGAGGGCGGCGATGATCCCCGGAATGAGCGCCGCGGCGAACAGCTTGGCAATGTTCTGCTCGGCGAGAATCGCGTAGATCACGAGCACGACCGACGGCGGAATCAGGATCCCCAGCGTCCCCCCGGCGGCGAGCGTCGCTGTCGCGAGCGCCGGCGAGTAATTGAGCCGGCGCAGTTCCGGCAGCGCGACCTGGCCCATCGTCGCCGCCGTCGCGAGCGACGAGCCGCAAATCGCGCCGAACCCTGCGCAAGCGCCGACGGCGGCCATCGCGACCCCGCCGCGGTAATGGCCGATCATCGATTCGGCGGCCCCGAACAGCGCTTTCGACAGACCGCCGCGCGACGCGAAGCTGCCCATCAGCAGGAACAGCGGGACGACCGACAGATCGTAGATCGAATAGCGCCCG
Above is a genomic segment from Azoarcus sp. PA01 containing:
- a CDS encoding AMP-binding protein translates to MNAAESLLSMGADTAIAIECDDEKVSYAVLRDRVSRAAGAWQALGLQPGNRVIVFAPDSIDWVVAYLGAIWAGGVAIGVNPRLSMNEFAPILNECEPRFVWCENEQASALVAQARTAAEIVASGPGTCNWTTHLAAAEPIAPVERVAEDPALWIGTSGTTGVPKGVVHAQRTVVDAHSFACGILGLTAADRLYASSKLFFAYALGNSLFAGLRVGATVILDREWPTAERVEYMVEKYRPTLLFSVPTLYRKMLQTGVARRIAQYGIRHYVSAGEALPLGVRQDWREATGHTLISGYGTSETLCLMLFSDDDSGLMRPTPLTEVRHADDVDPDVPQRVWIRHSAVALGYWKRPEAQADGFRDGWFSPGDMFLRHADGRFEYTGRNDDMLKIAGQWVSTLWVEQSLASVCGETLHQIASVGVSSADGLTALAVLAVAAPERGSEARQKMDEGIATLPGHRRPRWVHWFDELPLTPTGKLQRGRLRALHESAVGVS
- a CDS encoding TRAP transporter large permease yields the protein MSGTAIGASFFVFLLVLLALRVPIAISMLITGVAGYVTMAGWDPLLGYLKTAAYGRYSIYDLSVVPLFLLMGSFASRGGLSKALFGAAESMIGHYRGGVAMAAVGACAGFGAICGSSLATAATMGQVALPELRRLNYSPALATATLAAGGTLGILIPPSVVLVIYAILAEQNIAKLFAAALIPGIIAALGYIAVIALHCRLNPDAGPAGERKSVALRIRALIDVWPVLAIFVVVIGGIYGGIFTPTEAASVGTIGAGVLAVAKGMRLEGLMESLYSTAEATAMIFLILLGADVLNVFLALTQMPAELANWVSGSGLPPLLVLFAIIVIYVFLGCVMDSLSMILLTIPIFFPVIMGLDFWGLDQTEKAIWFGILALMVVEVGLITPPVGMNVYIINSMAKNVPMSATFRGIVPFLMSDALRVVLLVFFPVLTLFLVRLIG